tagtgtgcggtgtgtattatttggaccagatggaccttttgcttttgtcccctttgtcctgcagtaaggcaaagtccagttaatataagtgatgatttgttttgctttatgtttatgtcttttatgccaagtgagcgatatttatgttctgtgtattggtatgtttttcacttttataataaaaagatctacaggatgtaactccggatcagtacaggataagtaatgtatgtacacagtgactccaccagcagagtagtgagcgcagctctggagtataatacaggatgtaactcaggatcagtacaggataagtaatgtatgtacacagtgactccaccagcagaatagtgagtgcagctctggagtagaatataGAATGTAACTCGGGATTAGTAcctgataagtaatgtatgtacagagtgactccaccagcagaatagtgagtgcagctgtggagtataatctaggatgtaactcagggtcagtacaggataagtatatAAAATGCTGGGCCTTAGTGACCCGCACTCACCCGCTTGTTCTCGTCCCGGTATCTCCTCATGAATAAAGCTTTTGCTCTTCTTTGCTCTAGGTCTTCGAGCACTGCTAGCCGGTCGGCTTCTTTTAAAGCCTCTAGTTCCTCACTTTGACTGGCCAGCACCTCTCGGGCTGAGCTCCACTTTTCACTCATCTGCGTTTTCAGTAGTTGTCTGATTTCTTTCCTGATACAGAAATATGTTTATTGGGCAAACCTTCGTTTACGTTTATATATAAATGGGCGTCTGTGGATTATATTACTTTCCTGAAAGTGGCTTAAAATGTCCATACAAAATTAAACGTTTCCtcccttttttaaaatcccattatgatattATCAAGTCGTCCCACTTTGGGGATTCACTGCTAGGAGGTTCAATACGATGCGAGAGATTTGATAAATGCCGCTATTACCTGTATTCTTCTTTCTCCGTTGCGGTCCCATAAAACGGTCGCCTCCAGCCCTGGTGAAATCTAGTAAAGCACAGGATGTTACCACAAGATTTatgtttcttaaccccttagtgacagccaatatcccttttactgacctcactaatgggcttttaattTGCACACACGTCTTTTTAAGGCAATAACTTGgccgactactgacagccaggctcctgctccaacagCCAGATTTTGTTATAGACTTCTGTGACTGCCTTAGTGATTAGTGCTCTAACAGCCAGTTGCGGGGAAAccccagatcctggcagtttaaccttttacatgccacaatcaatagcaacagcatcatgtaagcagatgacgggGATCCTTCTGTCAGTCATCAGCATCCCGCAGTGCGATtgtaaggtaccaatgggttctctttacagccagaagcctgacaaaggcctccatgtctgccatgtacctATGCCTATTAGTCCCCAAATCCAGCAGTCTTAATAGGCTTCTGTCATAGGcttagaatgcactacataagtaatgcagtgtactagctccattgactttaattgaaagaaaaacaaaaaaagttaaagcaaaAATAcgcattttacacattttttttaatggaagctaaaaaaaaagcctGTGCAGGCgagaagaacaggaattgcagtACGGACTGTTCAGCTGAGCCGGCGAGAGCGCACAGCAATGAGTGTTCACTGGAAGACCGCTTGCACATATTACTCTGCAACCAATGAGTGTGCGTTGGGGAAGGGTCCCTAACTAGTTGACGAATGATATTTTGGCGGTGTAAACGCTCCCAACAATTCGTTCAGCGATCGCGAAATTGAAGAACAAATGCTTTCGCAACTATTTCGGGCAACTATACAgacgatagttgtcccatgtaaatgcgccTAAATCCagtcttagggtgcctacccacttgcgattttttttcctgtgatgttttgcgttttttctcaagagcaattagtatagaatgtgttcttcttgtccatctgggggtttttttccgtttcgtggggttttttcacataggaactgtcagttgcatatgtgtccttatttttctcttaatgcacccatgattgtcaatggagggctgcaaaaaacgcagcgtttttcacgtgcgaaaatcggcaacgcaagtgggtaggcgcccttatagtgCAGCCACAGCCCCACATCCTCCTAGCGTGCTGCCGCCTGCTCTCACCTGCTGTACTCTCTCTGCTGCATGTTTATCGCCCTCTGCTGGTTGTGTTGGTGAGCAGCCACAGTCTCCAGACCCACTGTTCTTCTCCGCACACCTGGGGGGTGCAGGGGGTCCAGACGGTGgggaaactgcaacacaaaatagCAGTGCTAAGAAAATAATGTATTCCCCCTAGTGCCACCACCTGTGAGATGCTGAACAGAGTGGTGTAGAGGTGGCACCAGAGCTCAGAATCCAGGATGGCTGACGTAGAGGAAGGGGCAGCTTTTACCATCGTTGATAAGGACACGTACCATACATGTATGTGATACTGCTCCTGTGGGCACTGCCGGGAGGAACAATGGAGTAATCGGGCATCTTCTCCTTGGAGTATTGAAGTTCCCCAATGTGACAACTGGGGTGCTGGGCAGGGACACCCGTCCTGAAAGAAGGGAACAGCGCTCATTACTTACCTCCTTCCAACCCATAGGTGGCGCTATAGCTCCATCTAGAACATATTCTCTCACACCCATGGCGATAAATCGGAGCtgtctggattatttttttcagtaacggctctttcacacaaacatAAATACACAATGTATTAGGGCGGCCTCACAGGAGCGCACTTGCGGCCACAAAATCTGCGTCCGCAATGCGCAGCATATAGAACCCATTCACTagaatgggttccttcacatgtgtttCCCACGCATTCCAGGCGCGGGGAAAAAATGCGAAATGCTCTGTTTTTCTGCTCAATTGCCCACGGAAGGCCGTTGTGTGCATGAAATCGCTAAGCGAAATGTGGGATTTTGCGGGCTTAATCCAAAGTACCTTAGGCCTAGCAAGTCAGCTGACCTGCTTACAAGTAGGCAGCTCCACCTACTAAGTAAGCGGTCCGGCCTACTCAAAATGGCGCTGCTGGGACCGAGCTGATGTGAGTGGTCTcggcaataaagtacagtaaaatgcggtGATGGGGCGCAAGAGCATGCGCTCCTGCACACTGCATAGCGCATATACGTTCCGCGGAAGGAAGCATTGATGCGCTTGTGCGAGGCCGCCCTTACGCATTCAGTTTATTACGCGTACAATACACAGTAAAAAgagaccactgatttcaatggtttcattcacagcTACGTCTTTTTCATGCGACTTTCGGTCGCTTGAAAAAGGCGCCTCTCTGTGACTTTCTACTGGTCCCCATTTTCCCCACACTGCTTCATCAATCATCACCGATCGCCAGGATAGCCAATATtcaatttttgttcattttaggcccttttaacttttttatgtcccagaaaaccccttaacaAACTACAGATGACAGATTCGGTGTCCGGTACTTACTTAGGCTCATCCTGCGGCCACACTGCAGGCGTCCGTGTACCTGTAACCATGAGGCCAAATGTTAGTAAATGTCACCAACATAGAGACGGCGAGACGTCCGAGGggatggatgggggggggggggggggcagcatacAAACAGTCATTAGGAAAGTCCTTTAAATTGGCCCTCTGGTTTCACGACAAAGGTCACGGGGCGTGGTTATACTACCTGCCGTTGGTCGTCTTTGCTGTCCCTCCAATCTGCCAGTATTGGATCTTGTTTTCTGGcatccaagatggcggacgcaatcttcagactacctcatCTCCACagttttagactaccaatgcactctagcagctctctgattggccagctgcCTGTCTGACCCGCACTGACCAGTCAGAGAGCAGTGTGCGTTAGGtagttaaaaaattgcagcagccatcttgggcgGCTAAAATCAGGGCCCAAAACTGGTGGCTTTTTCATGCACAATGTGCAGAATTCAATGGGTTTGTGCACAAGTACATATTTTGTGTGTGTAATTGCATAGCACGAAAAAAAGTCGGCATACTCTATTTTTTTACCACATTTGCGCAGGAAAATTAAAAATTTGAACGCCTTACACTAGTTGGCCATTTCAATGCCTGACGGtgagtgtttttttgcacacaaaaatatgCATGATTTACGctctaaaaaaaaccctataaaatACGCACTTGCTCCCGTAAATACGCAATGCCCATTCTGCAaaaacacagtgcaaatgtacccgcaaatacgcatacgctcgtttgAAACAGGCCTAACTACCCAGACTTGgcattcaggagtctgggaaagctgggagaCAAAACCTGAGAGAGCCGAACTGGTGGCCATATTGTAGGTGACTGAGGAACAGAAATATTAGGACAAGATTTTAGAAAATAGCGatctgggttcacacgggcgagaaaattgggTGAGTTTTGTGTGTTTTAAGACGCCCAAAACTTGTGTGAAAGAACAATCCGTTATTTGTAATGATAGTATTTACGGGGTcattttttctctcacagcgatgctgcaagatAGAGAAGTCGCTACATGTCCTACTTTCGTGCAAGTTTGTCGCAGTCTCgcgtacaaagtgactccacatctctaggcagttaaaggggtattcccagttATGGATGCTGAGTCACCGAGTCCCCATGGTACAAAACAACAAATCAGTAGTTACTCTTCCTTTCTCACTCCTCGCCGACTTTGGTCTCTCGTACGGGTTTATGTGTCCTGCGTATTCTTCACAAATgcacatgtgtatttgctgtgcatATTAAATCCCCATCGCTTTTATTGAAGCGCATTCTGCACGTATTATGCGCCAAAAAAGGgacatgcttttttttcacgctcgTAATACATCATGAAAATGCAATTGTCTGTAGCACAATGGAAGTCAACGGGTTTCTTGAATTACTTGTGTGAAGAATATGCGCATTATACATGGGCGACATACGGGGGGGTAAGTATGTTCACATaagacggatttgctgcagaatgttctCAACCGAATGTGCAATTTTAAATGCTGATTTTAGTGCTTAATTCACCCCCCTTAGGGCGCCTActcacttgcgttgccgattttcgtgcgtgaaaaacgcggcgttttcgcacgttttttgcacgttttccgctgcgttttctgcgcgttttttgcagccctccaatgacaatcatgggtgcattaagagaaaaataaggagacatatgcaactgacagttcctatgtgaaaaaaccccacgaaacggaaaaaaaaccccagatggacaagaacacattctatactaattgctcttgagaaaaaacgcaaaacatcacaggaaaaaaaaatcgcaagtgggtaggcacccttattgagaagaggtgaattccgcaACTTAAGCGCCAATAAAGGTAACATGCTGCGGAatgaaattccgcaccgcatgtcaatttccgtTCTGTGCAGAGTTTTCTGCAGCatttggatgacattttcaaactctcatccactttgctgctactgtaaatgctgcagattctctgTGCGGAGGGTCTGCACCGaaaatccgtggcaaatccaccctaTGTGAACATGGCTTAAGGGAGAAAAATGTGTCACATGCGCCATTTTTATATATTTGATgcaaatttgcaccattttttctTACTAACTTCTATACATGCATTGTATGACACTATAAAAGTTCCTTCGGTGTTTATAAATACGtctactgctgctgcagaacttcttgAACTATAAATTCCAGATCCATATTATAATTTCCAGCCGGTACTCACCTGGTGTCACAAGGTAAGGTTGACTCCTGATAAGCGTGTGATGGTAGATCGCTGTACGTGGGATTAAAGTGCTACTTTCTGTGTCCTCCCTCCTGCCTACATTCTGtgtcctccctcctccctctcgcTCTCTATTGTAGCTCATTTCTGGACTGTTTGCATCATGTGATCTGCTTCTCCTGGCGACAAGTGACAATGGCTCCCACCAAGTGACAACCTCCAATATGAGAACTGCGCTCGGGACTCCCACAGAGGGGATGCTGGTGCCAAGGAATGCAGGGCCTACAGTTATACTGAGCCATGCTGGAGGGAGAGCAGCTATATACAGCTCCTGTGCCAGTACAGCCTACAGTCTGGGGCTGACTGTGAAGGGTTAATTCTGCTGGCAGTGAAAGCAAGTCAACAATTGGCCACTTTGTGTTTTGATCACTTTGAAAGTCACTCTAGAGATATAATTACTTTTGTTGTACTAGCAGATATAAAGGGTGTGTGTACTTTTGCAACTACTTTGTCATTGCTCCAATGCATCCAAGATAatattcttaaagggccactcccatGATTTTTTAATTCATGCATGATGTAGCTATCCCCTTAGTATATGTAAGTCAgctagtgttactttggttagttattcctttctctcTGAAACTCCAAGCCTCTTTTTcatcaggtggtcatgtgatctcagttctaacCAGCTCATATCTACTTGGGGTTGTGAagtctgaaactagtcagtttctcagtctgtgtgatgcagtTGCATaaatcctaccacagaaactgcccagAAGGGGACACTGACATTCTTGtcatagttactgatgatcacacaggtcctgtcacacaggtataatagaggaggtcACAGCTCATCCACCTAACTGTATATGTATGGGCTGTAACTTATTTAGTAGACTGTATGGGCTAGTGGTAATTAAACTGTGCCCTCAGAATGGTGCAGTCTCAgctaatgttgtgctgatgcatcatgtgatAGATTCGAAAATTAAAGTAAAAAggtcactctcaagatggtgcctgataagcatcagagaaGGGACTgctctgcatggaagtggctggaatattcagaggagacctctagagtgggacaagcaatcaggtgaaagggggaaggggggctaggatgtaaaaaatatgttttaacaGTCTActattttgtgtctacagctgccATGCAGACCTAAGtgcctccatggtaacagactacaaaccctACGTCTTGTAATCTTTCCCTCAGCTCCATCTGCCGCTGTCTGAGAGGGGGCTGAGGGAAGATAGTAAAGCTGCCCACAcatgagattaaaggggttttccgcacagataatattgatgacctttccttaggATAGGTAATCATTATTGATCAGCTGAGATCTGGCGCTCAGGACctcggccgatcagctgatcaggtgccCGCTGTTAGCACTACAATACAAAGGGGTTAAAGTTGAAACAGTtgcctctgacccctgtgtagaggATGGCACTTGTACagtaactgcaggtacagctctcattgatgTTAATGacggctgcacctgcaattacgggcatcggccactacacaggggtcagatccAACTGCTTCCCCTCTGACCCCTGTTGTATTGTgcagcgacgctgacagcaggcaaCTGATCAGACGGAGTCCCCAGTGCTATcttgaggagaggtcatcaatagtatttgcgtgGAACATCCCTTCAAGGTAAGTTCACGCAGTGTGGAAAcgttgcagaatttccacagtggaaaagttTACTATTAAAGTGTGAACTATTTAACGTGTGACcgcacccttaaccctttccaatccactgtctgacgtctgaagacattctgattgaaggctgtacacagctccgatgtcggaagacgtccggcagggtattcttactgtatattactggccgctctgttgtccgggggcctctacagcatgtcccatactgcagtactggctctaaccagcagatggcgacattgtataatggcagaaagagaaaaccccctaggaaactctgaatccaaaattggattgcaaagggttaatgttagcAAGATCTGATGATAATCTTATGAGTCTGAAAGTCTCCTGACTGTCACGGACAACAGATGGTAGGGAAATGAGGATCGGGCATTTTAAACAATATGCCCAATCCTTTCCTCTCATTCCGTTGTTGACAGGGCTGATTTAGGGAAACAGGCATCAAGTACAGTAGGGCCCTTTTTGATGCCATTTTTAGACAGTTGCTCTCATAGTTTCAATATATCTATAAGGTTATGTGCACATGGCAGAATCCAGTGTGCATTTTTCCTTTTGCATTCCCCTCTAAAGGGGATGTTCAGTTGTaaacaggataggccatcagcagGAGATtgttggggcttttttttttttgcaagggaCCCCTGTCGACCATCTGTTTTCTGGGTgggtgcactcatgcactgagctgatttctgcaggaagcagacagctctgatcccattgcagtggccaagtttggtattacaggcaaagttcacatTAAAGTtaatgagaacttggcctgcagtacaaagcctggtcactacagtgggaacggagctgtctgcttcctgcagaaatcagctcggtgcatccactcagcaaacagctgatcagtatgGGTCCTGGGCAACAGACCGCCCGTCAATCAACTatagatggcctatcctaagaataggccatcagtagtttacaacttgacaacccctttaagtgtctccaCCCACCAGGCTAAAAGTGTAATTCGCCCACTAAAGGAATTAGTAAATTAGGTCTTTTCAAACACCAGTCTACTGTAACAATTAACGTCATTACTGTAACGATTTCACCTCTCGTATGCTGTATCTTCATTTTTCCTGCAGTAATATGGATAGTTCCAAGGGTTCACATATTTTTGTTCCACTACACAATAATCTGGGGACTCGCCCATTTCAGGTCGGTGACATCAGTGTGTTCTCTGCTGGTAATGACAGGACAATCCATCTGACTTGTAACCAGCAGAAAGTAATTACAGTTCTGGAGAGAATGATGAGCAGAGAAGGCA
Above is a window of Eleutherodactylus coqui strain aEleCoq1 chromosome 3, aEleCoq1.hap1, whole genome shotgun sequence DNA encoding:
- the LOC136621322 gene encoding uncharacterized protein, giving the protein MSLRRVSLPSTPVVTLGNFNTPRRRCPITPLFLPAVPTGAVSHTCMFPHRLDPLHPPGVRRRTVGLETVAAHQHNQQRAINMQQREYSRFHQGWRRPFYGTATEKEEYRKEIRQLLKTQMSEKWSSAREVLASQSEELEALKEADRLAVLEDLEQRRAKALFMRRYRDENKRLMENRWRESLLSRSMDTLRERELLQYNPINWSGTLK